In Castanea sativa cultivar Marrone di Chiusa Pesio chromosome 6, ASM4071231v1, a single window of DNA contains:
- the LOC142640876 gene encoding ABC transporter C family member 3-like isoform X1 — protein sequence MSILFSHNYSLIMYSGTDFHMKPVLLRGFSGSLHLLLLFVLFIKLVCNKFKVGHSEGPKERFKNIRCLYYKQAQICCSGVSMFSLVLCLLNYFYWDRNGWSDEGLVTLLDLALRTLAWGTLCVYLRTQLFNSGESKYPFLLRVWWGFFFCISCYCLVIDIILYREHVSLPVQNLVSDVVSVILGLFFCYVGFSGKEGEDTLLEELLLNEDSNTRNEVESNKSKGSENVTPYLNAGFFSILTFSWMGPLIAIGNKKTLDLEDVPQLGRSDSVFGAFPTFKNKLEAECDTSNGVPTLKLAKSLIYSAWKEILLAGLNVLTFSLASYVGPYLIETFVQYLNGRRQYKNEGYVLVSVFFAAKLVECISQRHWFFRVAQVGIRVRSVLIALIYNKGLTLSCQSKQGHTSGEIINFMTVDADRVADFSGYIHETWMILVQVVIAMLLLYKNLGLASIAALVATILVMFANVPLGRLQEKFQDKLMESKDKRMKATSEILRNMRILKLQGWEMKFLSKIMELRGTEAGWLKKFLYTSAFTTFVFWGAPTFVSVVTFGSCVLMGIPLESGKILSALATFRILQEPIYSLPDTISMIAQTKVSLDRIVSFLCLDDLQSDVIERLPRGSSDTAIEIIDGNFCWDLSSSSATLKDLNLKVQQGMRVAVCGTVGSGKSSLLSCILGEVPKISGTVKLCGTKAYVAQSPWIQSGKIEENILFGMEMERNKYEKVLEACSLKKDLEILPFGDQTVIGERGINLSGGQKQRIQIARALYQDADIYLFDDPFSAVDAHTGSHLFKECLLGLLDSKTVVYVTHQVEFLPAADLILVMKDGRITQSGKYNDILNSGTDFMELVGAHKEAFSRLDFTMVGSVSGSMSKEARNLDSTNWALEKQEDKDVQNCKEDDVVSSKGQIVQEEEREKGGVGFSVYWKFITMAYGGTLVPIILLAQVFFQTLQIGSNYWMAWATPVSEDVKPSVDSSSLMIVYVALAIGSSFCVLVRSMLLRTAGYSTANQLFSKMHFCIFRAPMSFFDATPSGRILSRASTDQSAVDLSILNQMGSVAFSIIQLLGIIAVMSQVAWQVFIIFIPVIATCIWYQQYYIPSARELSRLVGVCKAPVIQHFTETISGATTIRSFDEESRFRDTNMKLADANSRPRFNIAGAMQWLCFRLDMLSSITFAFSLVFLISIPEGVIDPGIAGLSVTYGLTLNTLQMRVIWFLCQMENKIISVERMFQYTCIPSEPTLVIEESQPDRSWPSHGEVDFRGLQVRYAPHMPLVLRGLTCTFPGEMKTGIVGRTGSGKSTLIQTLFRIVEPAAGQIMIDGINISLLGLHDLRSRLSIIPQDPTMFEGTVRSNLDPLEEYTDEQIWEALEKCQLGDEVRKKEGKLDSTVNENGENWSVGQRQLVCLGRVLVKKSKVLVLDEATASVDTATDNLIQQTLRQHFSNCTVITIAHRITSVLDSDMVLLLNNGLIEEHDSPTRLLENKSSSFAQLVAEYTMRANSSFGK from the exons ATGTCAATCTTGTTCTCACACAACTACTCTTTAATCATGTACTCAGGTACTGATTTTCACATGAAACCAGTTTTACTACGTGGGTTTTCTGGTTCTTTACATCtgcttttgttatttgtgttgtTTATCAAGTTGGTATGCAATAAATTCAAAGTGGGTCATAGTGAAGGACCAAAGGAAAGGTTTAAGAACATCAGGTGTTTGTACTATAAACAGGCTCAAATTTGTTGTTCGGGTGTTTCTATGTTTAGTCTAGTGTTGTGCTTGTTGAATTACTTTTATTGGGATAGAAATGGTTGGTCTGATGAAGGGCTAGTGACCCTTTTGGATTTAGCGCTTAGAACACTTGCTTGGGGTACACTTTGTGTTTATTTGCGTACCCAATTGTTTAATTCAGGTGAGTCAAAGTACCCTTTTTTATTGAGAGTTTGGTGGGGTTTCTTCTTCTGCATTTCTTGTTATTGTCTTGTTATAGATATTATTCTTTATAGAGAACATGTTAGTTTACCAGTTCAAAATTTAGTTTCCGATGTCGTGTCTGtcattttgggtttgtttttctGTTATGTGGGTTTTAGTGGGAAGGAGGGTGAAGATACTCTTCTTGAAGAACTTCTTTTAAATGAGGATTCTAATACCCGCAATGAAGTTGAGTCAAATAAGTCTAAGGGGAGTGAAAATGTAACCCCTTATTTGAATGCTGGATTTTTCAGCATTCTTACTTTTTCCTGGATGGGTCCTTTAATTGCAATTGGCAATAAGAAGACATTAGACCTTGAGGATGTTCCTCAACTTGGTCGTAGTGATAGTGTATTTGGGGCCTTTccaacttttaaaaataagctTGAGGCAGAGTGTGATACAAGTAATGGAGTGCCCACACTGAAGCTGGCAAAGTCATTAATCTACTCGGCATGGAAAGAGATTCTTTTAGCCGGCCTAAACGTGCTGACATTCTCACTGGCTTCCTATGTTGGACCATATCTTATTGAAACTTTTGTTCAATACCTCAATGGGCGGAGACAGTACAAGAATGAGGGCTATGTTCTGGTTTCAGTGTTTTTTGCTGCAAAACTTGTGGAATGCATCTCGCAGAGGCACTGGTTCTTTAGGGTGGCACAGGTTGGAATTAGGGTTCGATCAGTATTGATTGCATTGATTTATAATAAAGGTCTGACCCTTTCATGCCAGTCAAAGCAGGGCCACACAAGTGGGGAGATCATCAATTTCATGACTGTTGATGCTGACAGAGTTGCTGATTTCAGTGGGTATATACATGAAACTTGGATGATTCTTGTTCAAGTTGTTATTGCGATGTTACTTTTGTATAAAAATCTTGGGCTTGCTTCAATTGCGGCTTTGGTTGcaaccatacttgttatgtttGCTAATGTTCCTTTGGGAAGATTACAAGAAAAGTTTCAGGACAAGTTAATGGAATCAAAGGACAAAAGGATGAAGGCAACATCTGAGATTTTAAGGAACATGAGGATTCTCAAGCTTCAAGGATGGGAAATGaagtttctatcaaaaatcatGGAGCTCAGGGGAACAGAGGCGGGGTGGTTGAAGAAGTTTCTTTACACTTCGGCATTTACCACTTTTGTCTTCTGGGGTGCTCCTACATTTGTATCCGTGGTCACTTTTGGTTCTTGTGTGTTGATGGGGATTCCACTTGAGTCGGGGAAGATCTTATCTGCACTTGCAACGTTTAGGATTCTTCAGGAGCCCATCTATAGTCTTCCTGATACAATCTCAATGATAGCTCAAACGAAAGTGTCCCTTGATCGAATTGTGTCCTTCCTTTGTCTTGATGACTTGCAGTCTGATGTGATAGAGAGGCTTCCAAGAGGTAGTTCTGATACAGCAATAGAGATTATTGACGGGAATTTTTGTTGGGATTTATCTTCCTCAAGTGCAACATTAAAAGATCTAAATTTGAAAGTGCAACAAGGCATGAGGGTTGCTGTTTGTGGGACTGTTGGCTCAGGCAAGTCAAGTTTGCTTTCCTGTATCCTGGGAGAAGTACCTAAGATATCTGGGACTGTTAAGTTATGTGGGACAAAGGCATATGTTGCTCAGTCACCATGGATACAAAGTGGCAAAATAGAAGAGAACATATTGTTTGGTATGGAGATGGAAAGAAATAAGTATGAGAAGGTCCTTGAAGCCTGTTCCTTGAAGAAGGACTTAGAAATTCTCCCATTTGGTGATCAAACAGTCATCGGTGAGAGAGGAATCAATTTGAGCGGTGGGCAGAAGCAAAGGATCCAAATTGCGCGTGCTTTGTACCAAGATGCTGATATCTATTTGTTTGATGACCCGTTTAGTGCAGTGGATGCTCATACAGGATCCCACCTGTTTAAg GAATGTTTGCTGGGACTTTTGGATTCAAAAACAGTTGTTTATGTTACTCATCAAGTGGAGTTCTTACCTGCTGCTGATCTTATCTTG GTGATGAAAGATGGTAGGATTACTCAATCTGGGAAGTATAATGATATTCTCAATTCAGGAACTGATTTTATGGAACTCGTGGGAGCACATAAGGAAGCTTTTTCAAGACTTGATTTCACCATGGTTGGGTCGGTTTCTGGAAGTATGAGCAAGGAAGCTAGAAATCTGGATAGTACTAATTGGGCTTTGGAAAAACAAGAAGATAAAGATGTTCAAAATTGTAAAGAAGATGATGTAGTCAGTTCAAAAGGACAGATTGtccaagaagaagagagggagaaaggtGGAGTTGGGTTTTCAGTCTATTGGAAATTTATTACCATGGCATATGGAGGCACTCTTGTGCCAATTATATTGCTGGCACAAGTTTTCTTTCAGACCCTTCAAATTGGAAGCAATTATTGGATGGCTTGGGCAACTCCTGTCTCAGAGGATGTGAAGCCTTCAGTTGATAGCTCTTCTCTAATGATTGTTTATGTTGCTTTGGCCATTGGAAGTTCTTTTTGTGTCCTTGTGAGATCCATGCTTCTTAGAACAGCTGGATACAGTACTGCCAATCAACTCTTCAGCAAGATGCACTTCTGCATTTTCCGTGCCCCCATGTCATTTTTTGATGCCACTCCAAGTGGACGAATCCTAAGCAGA GCTTCCACTGACCAAAGTGCAGTGGATTTGTCTATTCTAAATCAAATGGGGTCAGTTGCCTTCTCAATAATCCAGCTTCTTGGAATTATTGCTGTAATGTCTCAGGTTGCGTGGCaggttttcatcatttttatccCAGTTATTGCAACCTGTATCTGGTATCAG CAATATTACATACCTTCTGCACGAGAACTATCAAGATTAGTTGGAGTGTGCAAAGCTCCAGTGATACAACATTTTACTGAAACAATTTCAGGTGCAACAACCATCAGGAGCTTTGATGAAGAATCAAGATTTAGGGACACAAATATGAAACTGGCAGATGCAAATTCCCGGCCAAGATTCAATATTGCTGGTGCAATGCAGTGGTTGTGTTTCCGCTTGGATATGTTATCTTCCATAACATTTGCGTTCTCCTTGGTCTTCTTGATCTCTATTCCAGAGGGAGTCATTGATCCAG GCATTGCGGGCTTATCTGTGACATATGGACTTACTCTAAACACGTTGCAAATGAGGGTAATATGGTTTCTTTGCCAAATGGAGAACAAAATTATATCAGTAGAGAGAATGTTTCAATACACTTGTATCCCAAGCGAGCCAACTCTTGTGATAGAAGAAAGTCAGCCAGATCGTTCTTGGCCATCGCATGGAGAAGTTGATTTTCGTGGTCTTCAA GTACGGTATGCCCCACACATGCCACTTGTATTACGTGGCCTCACATGTACTTTCCCTGGAGAAATGAAAACTGGCATTGTAGGGCGAACAGGTAGTGGTAAATCAACTCTCATACAAACGCTTTTTCGAATTGTTGAACCTGCTGCTGGTCAGATAATGATAGATGGCATCAACATCTCCTTGCTTGGACTACATGATTTGCGATCTAGACTAAGCATTATCCCTCAGGATCCAACCATGTTTGAAGGGACTGTAAGAAGCAATCTGGATCCACTTGAAGAGTACACCGATGAACAAATTTGGGAG GCTCTGGAGAAGTGTCAACTTGGAGatgaagtaagaaagaaagaaggaaaactGGATTCCACAG TTAACGAGAATGGAGAAAATTGGAGTGTGGGTCAGAGGCAACTGGTCTGCCTTGGCCGTGTGTTGGTTAAGAAAAGTAAGGTATTGGTGCTTGATGAAGCTACTGCATCGGTTGATACAGCTACAGATAATCTGATTCAGCAGACCCTCAGGCAACATTTTTCCAACTGTACTGTCATTACAATTGCACATCGGATAACTTCTGTTCTTGATAGTGACATGGTTCTGCTACTAAATAATG GGCTTATTGAGGAACATGATTCTCCAACAAGATTGCTTGAAAACAAATCATCATCTTTTGCTCAACTTGTAGCGGAGTACACTATGAGGGCAAATTCGAGCTTTGGGAAGTAA
- the LOC142640876 gene encoding ABC transporter C family member 3-like isoform X2: MKPVLLRGFSGSLHLLLLFVLFIKLVCNKFKVGHSEGPKERFKNIRCLYYKQAQICCSGVSMFSLVLCLLNYFYWDRNGWSDEGLVTLLDLALRTLAWGTLCVYLRTQLFNSGESKYPFLLRVWWGFFFCISCYCLVIDIILYREHVSLPVQNLVSDVVSVILGLFFCYVGFSGKEGEDTLLEELLLNEDSNTRNEVESNKSKGSENVTPYLNAGFFSILTFSWMGPLIAIGNKKTLDLEDVPQLGRSDSVFGAFPTFKNKLEAECDTSNGVPTLKLAKSLIYSAWKEILLAGLNVLTFSLASYVGPYLIETFVQYLNGRRQYKNEGYVLVSVFFAAKLVECISQRHWFFRVAQVGIRVRSVLIALIYNKGLTLSCQSKQGHTSGEIINFMTVDADRVADFSGYIHETWMILVQVVIAMLLLYKNLGLASIAALVATILVMFANVPLGRLQEKFQDKLMESKDKRMKATSEILRNMRILKLQGWEMKFLSKIMELRGTEAGWLKKFLYTSAFTTFVFWGAPTFVSVVTFGSCVLMGIPLESGKILSALATFRILQEPIYSLPDTISMIAQTKVSLDRIVSFLCLDDLQSDVIERLPRGSSDTAIEIIDGNFCWDLSSSSATLKDLNLKVQQGMRVAVCGTVGSGKSSLLSCILGEVPKISGTVKLCGTKAYVAQSPWIQSGKIEENILFGMEMERNKYEKVLEACSLKKDLEILPFGDQTVIGERGINLSGGQKQRIQIARALYQDADIYLFDDPFSAVDAHTGSHLFKECLLGLLDSKTVVYVTHQVEFLPAADLILVMKDGRITQSGKYNDILNSGTDFMELVGAHKEAFSRLDFTMVGSVSGSMSKEARNLDSTNWALEKQEDKDVQNCKEDDVVSSKGQIVQEEEREKGGVGFSVYWKFITMAYGGTLVPIILLAQVFFQTLQIGSNYWMAWATPVSEDVKPSVDSSSLMIVYVALAIGSSFCVLVRSMLLRTAGYSTANQLFSKMHFCIFRAPMSFFDATPSGRILSRASTDQSAVDLSILNQMGSVAFSIIQLLGIIAVMSQVAWQVFIIFIPVIATCIWYQQYYIPSARELSRLVGVCKAPVIQHFTETISGATTIRSFDEESRFRDTNMKLADANSRPRFNIAGAMQWLCFRLDMLSSITFAFSLVFLISIPEGVIDPGIAGLSVTYGLTLNTLQMRVIWFLCQMENKIISVERMFQYTCIPSEPTLVIEESQPDRSWPSHGEVDFRGLQVRYAPHMPLVLRGLTCTFPGEMKTGIVGRTGSGKSTLIQTLFRIVEPAAGQIMIDGINISLLGLHDLRSRLNEQIWEALEKCQLGDEVRKKEGKLDSTVNENGENWSVGQRQLVCLGRVLVKKSKVLVLDEATASVDTATDNLIQQTLRQHFSNCTVITIAHRITSVLDSDMVLLLNNGLIEEHDSPTRLLENKSSSFAQLVAEYTMRANSSFGK; the protein is encoded by the exons ATGAAACCAGTTTTACTACGTGGGTTTTCTGGTTCTTTACATCtgcttttgttatttgtgttgtTTATCAAGTTGGTATGCAATAAATTCAAAGTGGGTCATAGTGAAGGACCAAAGGAAAGGTTTAAGAACATCAGGTGTTTGTACTATAAACAGGCTCAAATTTGTTGTTCGGGTGTTTCTATGTTTAGTCTAGTGTTGTGCTTGTTGAATTACTTTTATTGGGATAGAAATGGTTGGTCTGATGAAGGGCTAGTGACCCTTTTGGATTTAGCGCTTAGAACACTTGCTTGGGGTACACTTTGTGTTTATTTGCGTACCCAATTGTTTAATTCAGGTGAGTCAAAGTACCCTTTTTTATTGAGAGTTTGGTGGGGTTTCTTCTTCTGCATTTCTTGTTATTGTCTTGTTATAGATATTATTCTTTATAGAGAACATGTTAGTTTACCAGTTCAAAATTTAGTTTCCGATGTCGTGTCTGtcattttgggtttgtttttctGTTATGTGGGTTTTAGTGGGAAGGAGGGTGAAGATACTCTTCTTGAAGAACTTCTTTTAAATGAGGATTCTAATACCCGCAATGAAGTTGAGTCAAATAAGTCTAAGGGGAGTGAAAATGTAACCCCTTATTTGAATGCTGGATTTTTCAGCATTCTTACTTTTTCCTGGATGGGTCCTTTAATTGCAATTGGCAATAAGAAGACATTAGACCTTGAGGATGTTCCTCAACTTGGTCGTAGTGATAGTGTATTTGGGGCCTTTccaacttttaaaaataagctTGAGGCAGAGTGTGATACAAGTAATGGAGTGCCCACACTGAAGCTGGCAAAGTCATTAATCTACTCGGCATGGAAAGAGATTCTTTTAGCCGGCCTAAACGTGCTGACATTCTCACTGGCTTCCTATGTTGGACCATATCTTATTGAAACTTTTGTTCAATACCTCAATGGGCGGAGACAGTACAAGAATGAGGGCTATGTTCTGGTTTCAGTGTTTTTTGCTGCAAAACTTGTGGAATGCATCTCGCAGAGGCACTGGTTCTTTAGGGTGGCACAGGTTGGAATTAGGGTTCGATCAGTATTGATTGCATTGATTTATAATAAAGGTCTGACCCTTTCATGCCAGTCAAAGCAGGGCCACACAAGTGGGGAGATCATCAATTTCATGACTGTTGATGCTGACAGAGTTGCTGATTTCAGTGGGTATATACATGAAACTTGGATGATTCTTGTTCAAGTTGTTATTGCGATGTTACTTTTGTATAAAAATCTTGGGCTTGCTTCAATTGCGGCTTTGGTTGcaaccatacttgttatgtttGCTAATGTTCCTTTGGGAAGATTACAAGAAAAGTTTCAGGACAAGTTAATGGAATCAAAGGACAAAAGGATGAAGGCAACATCTGAGATTTTAAGGAACATGAGGATTCTCAAGCTTCAAGGATGGGAAATGaagtttctatcaaaaatcatGGAGCTCAGGGGAACAGAGGCGGGGTGGTTGAAGAAGTTTCTTTACACTTCGGCATTTACCACTTTTGTCTTCTGGGGTGCTCCTACATTTGTATCCGTGGTCACTTTTGGTTCTTGTGTGTTGATGGGGATTCCACTTGAGTCGGGGAAGATCTTATCTGCACTTGCAACGTTTAGGATTCTTCAGGAGCCCATCTATAGTCTTCCTGATACAATCTCAATGATAGCTCAAACGAAAGTGTCCCTTGATCGAATTGTGTCCTTCCTTTGTCTTGATGACTTGCAGTCTGATGTGATAGAGAGGCTTCCAAGAGGTAGTTCTGATACAGCAATAGAGATTATTGACGGGAATTTTTGTTGGGATTTATCTTCCTCAAGTGCAACATTAAAAGATCTAAATTTGAAAGTGCAACAAGGCATGAGGGTTGCTGTTTGTGGGACTGTTGGCTCAGGCAAGTCAAGTTTGCTTTCCTGTATCCTGGGAGAAGTACCTAAGATATCTGGGACTGTTAAGTTATGTGGGACAAAGGCATATGTTGCTCAGTCACCATGGATACAAAGTGGCAAAATAGAAGAGAACATATTGTTTGGTATGGAGATGGAAAGAAATAAGTATGAGAAGGTCCTTGAAGCCTGTTCCTTGAAGAAGGACTTAGAAATTCTCCCATTTGGTGATCAAACAGTCATCGGTGAGAGAGGAATCAATTTGAGCGGTGGGCAGAAGCAAAGGATCCAAATTGCGCGTGCTTTGTACCAAGATGCTGATATCTATTTGTTTGATGACCCGTTTAGTGCAGTGGATGCTCATACAGGATCCCACCTGTTTAAg GAATGTTTGCTGGGACTTTTGGATTCAAAAACAGTTGTTTATGTTACTCATCAAGTGGAGTTCTTACCTGCTGCTGATCTTATCTTG GTGATGAAAGATGGTAGGATTACTCAATCTGGGAAGTATAATGATATTCTCAATTCAGGAACTGATTTTATGGAACTCGTGGGAGCACATAAGGAAGCTTTTTCAAGACTTGATTTCACCATGGTTGGGTCGGTTTCTGGAAGTATGAGCAAGGAAGCTAGAAATCTGGATAGTACTAATTGGGCTTTGGAAAAACAAGAAGATAAAGATGTTCAAAATTGTAAAGAAGATGATGTAGTCAGTTCAAAAGGACAGATTGtccaagaagaagagagggagaaaggtGGAGTTGGGTTTTCAGTCTATTGGAAATTTATTACCATGGCATATGGAGGCACTCTTGTGCCAATTATATTGCTGGCACAAGTTTTCTTTCAGACCCTTCAAATTGGAAGCAATTATTGGATGGCTTGGGCAACTCCTGTCTCAGAGGATGTGAAGCCTTCAGTTGATAGCTCTTCTCTAATGATTGTTTATGTTGCTTTGGCCATTGGAAGTTCTTTTTGTGTCCTTGTGAGATCCATGCTTCTTAGAACAGCTGGATACAGTACTGCCAATCAACTCTTCAGCAAGATGCACTTCTGCATTTTCCGTGCCCCCATGTCATTTTTTGATGCCACTCCAAGTGGACGAATCCTAAGCAGA GCTTCCACTGACCAAAGTGCAGTGGATTTGTCTATTCTAAATCAAATGGGGTCAGTTGCCTTCTCAATAATCCAGCTTCTTGGAATTATTGCTGTAATGTCTCAGGTTGCGTGGCaggttttcatcatttttatccCAGTTATTGCAACCTGTATCTGGTATCAG CAATATTACATACCTTCTGCACGAGAACTATCAAGATTAGTTGGAGTGTGCAAAGCTCCAGTGATACAACATTTTACTGAAACAATTTCAGGTGCAACAACCATCAGGAGCTTTGATGAAGAATCAAGATTTAGGGACACAAATATGAAACTGGCAGATGCAAATTCCCGGCCAAGATTCAATATTGCTGGTGCAATGCAGTGGTTGTGTTTCCGCTTGGATATGTTATCTTCCATAACATTTGCGTTCTCCTTGGTCTTCTTGATCTCTATTCCAGAGGGAGTCATTGATCCAG GCATTGCGGGCTTATCTGTGACATATGGACTTACTCTAAACACGTTGCAAATGAGGGTAATATGGTTTCTTTGCCAAATGGAGAACAAAATTATATCAGTAGAGAGAATGTTTCAATACACTTGTATCCCAAGCGAGCCAACTCTTGTGATAGAAGAAAGTCAGCCAGATCGTTCTTGGCCATCGCATGGAGAAGTTGATTTTCGTGGTCTTCAA GTACGGTATGCCCCACACATGCCACTTGTATTACGTGGCCTCACATGTACTTTCCCTGGAGAAATGAAAACTGGCATTGTAGGGCGAACAGGTAGTGGTAAATCAACTCTCATACAAACGCTTTTTCGAATTGTTGAACCTGCTGCTGGTCAGATAATGATAGATGGCATCAACATCTCCTTGCTTGGACTACATGATTTGCGATCTAGACTAA ATGAACAAATTTGGGAG GCTCTGGAGAAGTGTCAACTTGGAGatgaagtaagaaagaaagaaggaaaactGGATTCCACAG TTAACGAGAATGGAGAAAATTGGAGTGTGGGTCAGAGGCAACTGGTCTGCCTTGGCCGTGTGTTGGTTAAGAAAAGTAAGGTATTGGTGCTTGATGAAGCTACTGCATCGGTTGATACAGCTACAGATAATCTGATTCAGCAGACCCTCAGGCAACATTTTTCCAACTGTACTGTCATTACAATTGCACATCGGATAACTTCTGTTCTTGATAGTGACATGGTTCTGCTACTAAATAATG GGCTTATTGAGGAACATGATTCTCCAACAAGATTGCTTGAAAACAAATCATCATCTTTTGCTCAACTTGTAGCGGAGTACACTATGAGGGCAAATTCGAGCTTTGGGAAGTAA